The genomic window GTGAAATGACAACCATGCCCCTCCATATCATAGTGTGGTGCATTTTGATTGGTAGACATTATGGTGATCAGATCTATCATATGATGATGATAGTTGAGATTTGTAGGAAAAAGATTGACCAAAAAGATGATTATTGTGATGACTCAAAGCTGGCCTAATCCGAGATAGTACCATTGTCCTTTTACTTCTGAACTTTCTAATTGCACCCTACAGTTTTCCCTCCTGATTTTTTCCAACATTTCTTCCTTTAACATGTTTCAAACAATGCTGGATctttaaatatgtaaatatcAATACTGATCATGGGATCAGATCTATCATATGATGATGATAGTTGAGATTTGTAGGAAAAAGGTTGACCAAAAAGATGATTATTGTGATGACTCAAAGCTGTCCTAATCCGAGATAGTACCATTGTACTTTTACTTCTGAACTTTCTAATTTGCAGCCTACAGTTTTCCCTCCTGATTTTTTCCAACATTTCTTCCTTTAACATGTTTCAAACAATGCTGGATctttaaatatgtaaatatcAATACTGATCATGGGATCGGAAAttacaatttcttttttccGTTCAGGATTACTGAGGCAACCTAAATGGGGCCACTTGAAAGATCTTCACAGAGCCATCAAGCTTTGTGAACCAGCATTAATTTCTGGAGATCCCACTGTGACATCACTTGGAAATTATGAAGAGGTTAGATTCACttcaatttttgaagaattatttatttcttcctcAATTTGGCTTCACAACTAAAGTACAAATACTTCCTTTTATAATTACCTTACAGGCTCATGTTTTCCATTCAAAGTCTGGTGCTTGTGCTGCATTCCTTGCAAATTACAACCCGAGATCCTATGCAAAAGTGTCTTTTAGGAATATGCATTACAATCTGCCTCCTTGGTCCATCAGCATTCTTCCTGATTGCAAGAACACTGTCTATAACACTGCAAGGGTGAGTGAGAGATTCTCGGTTAATTTGAAAATCCTTCCTTCCATTTTAGCATATTTATCATAAGATTGTTCTTATCCAAATCATTACCACATTACATTGACAAGATTTTTTGAAAGCTTTTCTAGTTGATGGCGTTTTACCTCTAACTTCTCTATCTGACATCTATCTGTAACTCCATACAGTTAGGGGCTCAAAGTGCAACAATGAAGATGACTCCTGTTAGTGGAAGATTCGGATGGCAGTCATACAATGAAGAAACGGCTTCTTATGATGACAGTTCTTTTGCAGCAGTTGGATTGTTAGAGCAGATAAATACAACCCGAGATGTCTCTGATTACTTGTGGTACTCCACAGAGTAAGTAACAAATAACCATGCATGGTCTTTCCTTGGaacatttatgaaaaaatacatGTTTCCAGTAAAAATAGCTATACTTGTTTACATTCCGAAAATTTATGCATATCCTCTTTCCTTTCTCAGTGTCAAGATTGGTTACAATGAAGGATTTTTAAAGAGTGGAAGGTATCCTGTGCTTACGGTCTTATCAGCTGGCCATGCTTTGCATGTTTTCATTAACGGTCGACTGTCAGGTGGGCAGCATGTTTTTTTGGATATTGATGGAACTTTTGAGacaaatatatgaatattaagTTCTCAAAGTGATTAGAAGGATTCTAATTTCCTGtttgagaattaattttttaaggaaaaaaatggtggaaaaaCAGTGTTTGGCTATGTGACTTCAAAAAATGCTTCACCTTAAGTTTTAACTTCTCAATTAGTCTTCATTTCAATAAAGCAGATATATACTTCTTTCAGGAATAAATACTGAAATAATTTAGATATCAGGCTTCGTTAATCTCCTGCTTCCTACCTTGTCTGATAATAGTGGTTCATAATTTAATCACTTTATCCTTTTATGTTTTCTCCCCTAAACATGTTTTCTCCCCTAAACATGTTTTCTCTCGAAAATTGGCAGGAACTGCCTATGGAAGTCTGGAGAACCCAAAACTAACCTTCAGTCAGGGTGTGAAGCTGAGAGCTGGTGTTAACACGATTGCACTACTCAGCATTGCTGTTGGTCTCCCGGttggttttctctctctcttggaCATACATGTGTGCCTAGGTTGTCATATTCTATAATCATTGTTTTTGATGGTCTGAGTCTGATGATACTATTCTTTATGGTGCATGTGATTTGAGTTCAGAATGTTGGTCCCCATTTTGAGACGTGGAATGCTGGTGTTCTTGGTCCGGTTTCATTGAATGGTCTCAATGAGGGAAGGAGAGACTTGTCTTGGCAGAAATGGTCTTACAAGGTTTGTCTTCAGGCATTTATACTTTTTTGTCTAATTGCCCTTATATGCTAAAGCATCATTTGATTGATCAGGTTGGTCTAAAAGGAGAAGCTCTGAGTCTTCATTCACTTAGTGGGAGTTCCTCTGTTGAGTGGGTAGAAGGGTCTTTGATGGCTCGGGGGCAACCTCTGACATGGTACAAAGTAAGTATTTTCTTTACTCAGCCAAGAGCATTTTGTTGCTTCTCTGAATTTCCGAAGGAAGAGCATTTGTAACACCACAAAAACATCCTTCTTCCCTGCTCCTGTTCATAACTAAAGTACTTGAGGTTGCTTCCTCACAATATGCCCATGTTTGACAAAACAAAAGTAGGAAGAAAAGACGATCTTAATTGATGAATTACAGcagaaccattttttttccttataatgTAACTTTGAGTAAAACCAGCACCTAAATGCTGCTTTGAGGTGCACTTGTTTACTAGGTCTACGAAGGCTTATAAGTTGACTTATTCTTGTCATGTTTCCAGACTACTTTCAATGCCCCGGGTGGAAATACACCATTGGCTTTAGACATGGGCAGTATGGGTAAAGGTCAAATATGGATAAATGGACAGAACGTGGGACGATACTGGCCTGCATATAAAGCTACTGGTGGTTGTGGTGATTGTAACTATGCTGGAACATACAGTGAGAAGAAATGCTTAAGCAACTGTGGAGAACCTTCCCAAAGATggtgagaaagaaaaaagaaaaaactatttgCTTCAAACCATTTTTGGAAGATATGAATTTATTGACAAATTAAGTAATGGTTAATAATTTCAGGTATCATGTTCCTCATTCATGGTTGAGCCCAACAGGGAATTTATTGGTTGTGTTTGAAGAATCGGGTGGAAATCCTGCTGGGATCTCTTTGGTTGAAAGAGAAATCGAAAGTGTATGTGCTGATATATATGAATGGCAGCCAACTCTTATGAATTACGAGATGCAAGCCTCTGGTAAAGTCAATAAGCCCCTGAGACCTAAGGCCCATTTATGGTGTGCTCCTGGGCAGAAAATCTCATCAATCAAGTTCGCTAGTTTTGGAACACCAGAAGGAGTTTGTGGGAGTTACCGTGAAGGAAGCTGCCATGCCCACAAGTCATATGATGCATTTGAACGGGTAAGCCATCTCATTACATGACCTCTTTTAAAGACATTTTATTAGAGCTAAAGAACTAACTGAACTTTTAACCATTTTCATGCCTGGATTCTTTGGTGGTCTTTCCCATGCACCTGAAATCATATCgtgagttttttttcttttttttcttgcagAGCTGCATTGGGATGAACTCTTGCTCTGTAACTGTGGCACCTGAAATATTTGGAGGAGATCCATGTCCAAGTGTCATGAAGAAACTCTCTGTGGAAGCCATTTGCAGCTGATAGTAACCTGCAGTATCTGAAGAATGCGAAATAAAGAAGGgttgaagaaaatttttaacACTTAGGTACAGTATTTTGAGATCAAACAACTAGTATTATTTAAGCTTATTATACATCCAAGATCGCCGCAACCATTTGTTTTGGCTTTGACCAGGGTGAAGTTGTACAAACACATACAACACACCATCTGGCTAGAAGCCAGTATAGATTGTGAAGATGATTGGggggataaaaaaaatatgtatatagatGATTAGCCTTTGTCTGTGCCCTACTTGTTATAGAAAATTGGAAGatgggagggagggagggaggggtgTTATTAGAAGCACATTGAGATGATGATACTGATTTTGTCCATGTGCCAGTATTGTAATGGTAGAAGATGGAAAATTTTCGGTTTCCTGTGATTTTCAATGTTTTGTATTGTCTGCAACTTCCTGAGGGAGCAATTGTTTCATTTGCTTTTCTTCAACTTCAATAATAATATCAAGTTATCAGTGTCTCAAGTGCTTTCATTTCTTGGAAAATCTtgtattgttttgatttttcgTGTAGAATACTGGGTTGGATTTGAGCCATGGATATATGCAATAATGGGAGGATCCCCACTTTGGAGAATGTGGCATTGTTGTTTGGTTGGTAGATGCTTTCATGGATAATACCTTTTAAGCCATGTTTGGAACGGTGGAATagagaatgagaatgagaaattctttCTATTTCCATTTCAAATAGAGGTTTCTAGTTTGGGCCTCTTAACACTTGAAAGTGGTTTATGGTAGAGAGGAGTGGCAAGCCCATATTACCCATATTTGCAAATATTTGAgataaattccaaaaaaaaaaaaaaaaggaatcagATGACTTTGATAAACCAAGCCCTATGCCAAGTGAGAAACACTTGGGCTTAGCTTCAAATGAGCCTTTAGCATGGCATTTTGGTAAAAGCCTCATTGGTTTCCTTGGCatcaaaatataagatttgGGTCTGGTTACTCTACCTAAGTGTATTTTTTTAGTATCTATCCAAAATATTCCATCAACCAAGTggtaccatatatatatatatattttttttttttaggtcttATTATTTGTACCTTAATCTTATTCATTTGTACTTCATTTAACGACAGATcttattatacatatttaacGGTCCAAATCTTTTCTTCGATAGGCACTACTACAATAccttagtattttttataagatttttCCGAGTGACATAATACCaataaaatattactttcaAATGTGATCAAACATCTCTTAATAAAAGATTGGTAGATATGGTTAAAATCAAACATCTCATTATATGAATAATAATCTAGACAGGTAGAATATGACCAAAAAGTCCACCcactaaaaaattaacttattgtTTACTACAAATTGACCAAATCTACATCGTGGGTTAGTCATTACATCATACGGTCGCATTTGTGTTAAGATGCTTATGACTTCATCCCTCAAAACATCAACATCCCGTTGTGGAATTTTAGACTTTATTATGAACATACCATTTTGGATTCATCCCTGTGGTGGACCCTTCTCATTTTCATTCCAtacccttttgattttttttattttttatttttatcatacatGAGGATTGGAGTGATCTGAACCGTTGGATTGAGAGGTAATGAGTTTGATACTTGATACAATGTTGTAGTCAACctagattaataaaaaaaagttaggtTTTGTTTggccatattttttaaaatttaatttttaaatttgttctaaaacaagtaaaaacaaatttaactaaaaatgattaaacctAGGTCAACAATTATATCAAACTTAAttatcaaaaccctaaaaaaggaaaattttatgcATGATCTTACAaaattaacatgtttttaaatgCTCAAATGTTGTTTGGAAATGAGGAAAATTGAGGTTTGGAAATATCTTTTACTTTAGAATCAAAGGCTGAAGAGTGTTTATGGGTTAGAAAAGAGGCAATGGATTCAGACATGCCAAAcgcttttctctctctagaaagtggagagagagggggggagaAAAAGATCATAGAAGCTTCAAAGCAACGACTAGAAGGAACCGAATGAGAAACCTACTTTAGCCCGTAACcccatttcctttttcttttgttttttacaCAACACAAAACCCCAAAAACcagagcttttttttttttttcccctctctctctctctatagcTGTCCTGTCCGAAACGACGCGTTTCAATTGGCACCGACTTGTGCCTATTAATGGCGTTTCTCCCACACCTGCTAGAGCTACAACAACCTATGTATACACTTGTattcttcactttctctcttctctctttttctctcctctGTTTCTCGCTCTACAAGAGGCTCCATAGAACAGAGGGCCAAACCCAGAACCCAATCTTGGAGCACAAGCCTCGTGATCTGAGCCCGACCCATTTGACCCATTCGCTTCTTTTGGAGATCTTACCCTCCAATTCTGCGAAATGGGAGGGATTGTTTGGTGGGGACCCGGGTGTTGATGGGTCGGGGGGGTTGGGTGGGGAGAGGGGTGAGGGTGATTCAGGTGGGGAGCagagggagaagaagaagaagaagagagtgaagaagaagagggcGAAGGGGGGAGACGATGCTGTTGAGGAGAAGgagaaagagaaggagaagCAAGAATTGGTGTGTTTGTACCCGTTTACATCGTCTTCTAGTGCTACACAGAGGAAAATCAAGCAACAGTATGATCAACTTGTGAAGTGCCATGGCTCTAAGGGGTTAACACTGGCTcaggttttcaattttcttccCAAACCTAtggcttttgtttttttattgttaatcattgtctgtttggttgccgtgaaaatggggaaaaaaagaaagaagttaagattttgaattttaggTTTTTGAGTGTCGATGTTTAGGtaaaataataatggtttttgtTTTCGATTGTTACTGTTTTTGTTTAGTTGGGGTCTATTTGTTTTctgagaaaatggagaaaaagaacAGAAATTAAGATTTTGAGTATTAGGTTTTGAATGCTGATGTTTATTAATTGATTATTTGATGttgatttggatttttatttgttctagcCAAAATTAAGTTCTAGCTGTTCTAAGATCAGTGTTGTTGCCAGCAAAATGAagggaaatgaaagaaatcaGGATTTGGTACTTACAATTTTTAATAGCTCGGTTTACTTAAGAGGCAGTGTTTTATATTGGCTCAAATTCTTGTGGTCTGCCCAATTATTGTGAAGTTTGTTAGGATGGATTTGGTTCATATAAGATGTATAACAAGAGAAGATGTTAGCTGTTTAGTTATGCTCTGTTTGTTTGGGAGAAAAAGGCAGAAGGAAgtgatatttagatattgaatGTTACTTTTTATTCTTGGTGTCTGCTTTAGATATTCCTATTTTCTATGAGAGTAAAACTGGGTTCCTTTAATATTGAATGTTCCTTTTTGATTCTTGTTGTTTACCTTGGATATTTCTAATTTCTGTCAGATTAAATGCCGGGTTCCTTTCCTAGTTTGTCATTGGTTGATGGTTACATAATGATGGGTCACACAGAAATTAAATGGCTGACATCATCATACAAGTTGAAGCGTGGCACCATTTCAAATTTTCCACCACACTTCATGAGATGCCTGTGATTTTCTGTAATTTTGTGCCCAACATGCATGAAATTGGGGTTGGACCATCTAATGCTATTTAAAGCATCATAGCTATTCAAGTTGGGCTGATTTCAAACCATGCTCTTAATGAATAGTTATATTTTGTGTCTTGATCTGGTGTGTTGATTTCACTGATCTGTCTGGCCAATGTTAAATTTGAACCAAATGTTAAATTTGTTGGTTCAAAGAGAATTTTAGTTGCCATTTATACTATTGATATTACATCCTTTTCCGTTATTATAATGCATTGCCATTTGTATGTCTTTGAGAATCTTTAgatgattttttcttatttcaaacTAGTGGGTGGAACCACTCCTGTAGGCAGTCCACAGTCCTATAAACCCAACACCTGCTCCTTCCTGCCTCTGCACAAAAGGGATGCCTTTCGAACCACCTATCTCTTTGTAATATTCTATGccaatattttatcaaatattgtGTTTCAACTCTGGGAGAAGTGCTGAATTGTGTATCATTCCTTTACTGATTTTATGGCTTAGGATCTGTAGTTGAAAGGGTTGTAGGTTGATCACAAAATTAAAATACCATCAAGTTGGTTTCTATCAAAGTTCTAGAATCCACGTTGGTTGAGTAATGTGAAAGGAAATTGGCTGTCCAGAAGTTATAGAGTTGAAGT from Vitis vinifera cultivar Pinot Noir 40024 chromosome 9, ASM3070453v1 includes these protein-coding regions:
- the LOC100265181 gene encoding beta-galactosidase 1, producing the protein MVAMGSKLGMWEGLRAKTVSFLVVVVVLSSLVCWVTASVSYDRRAIVINGQRRILISGSIHYPRSSPEMWPDLIQKAKEGGLDVIQTYVFWNGHEPSQGKYYFEGRYDLVRFIKLVKQAGLYVNLRIGPYVCAEWNFGGFPVWLKYVQGINFRTNNEPFKWHMQRFTKKIVDMMKSEGLFESQGGPIILSQIENEYGPMEYEIGAPGRAYTEWAAKMAVGLGTGVPWVMCKQDDAPDPIINTCNGFYCDYFSPNKAYKPKMWTEAWTGWFTEFGGAVPHRPAEDLAFSVARFIQKGGSFINYYMYHGGTNFGRTAGGPFIATSYDYDAPLDEFGLLRQPKWGHLKDLHRAIKLCEPALISGDPTVTSLGNYEEAHVFHSKSGACAAFLANYNPRSYAKVSFRNMHYNLPPWSISILPDCKNTVYNTARLGAQSATMKMTPVSGRFGWQSYNEETASYDDSSFAAVGLLEQINTTRDVSDYLWYSTDVKIGYNEGFLKSGRYPVLTVLSAGHALHVFINGRLSGTAYGSLENPKLTFSQGVKLRAGVNTIALLSIAVGLPNVGPHFETWNAGVLGPVSLNGLNEGRRDLSWQKWSYKVGLKGEALSLHSLSGSSSVEWVEGSLMARGQPLTWYKTTFNAPGGNTPLALDMGSMGKGQIWINGQNVGRYWPAYKATGGCGDCNYAGTYSEKKCLSNCGEPSQRWYHVPHSWLSPTGNLLVVFEESGGNPAGISLVEREIESVCADIYEWQPTLMNYEMQASGKVNKPLRPKAHLWCAPGQKISSIKFASFGTPEGVCGSYREGSCHAHKSYDAFERSCIGMNSCSVTVAPEIFGGDPCPSVMKKLSVEAICS
- the LOC100249711 gene encoding uncharacterized protein LOC100249711; protein product: MAFLPHLLELQQPMYTLVFFTFSLLSFSLLCFSLYKRLHRTEGQTQNPILEHKPRDLSPTHLTHSLLLEILPSNSAKWEGLFGGDPGVDGSGGLGGERGEGDSGGEQREKKKKKRVKKKRAKGGDDAVEEKEKEKEKQELVCLYPFTSSSSATQRKIKQQYDQLVKCHGSKGLTLAQVGQFANCLIEARNELQHKSEVIQRKFTITKALLFKADRSSFDRLRQQIYKLEMEQKRLEEDAFVYNWLQQQLKLSPAYKKMLEISACMELKAKSGELTEGTDSTDTEFSDISFEELLAQEKKDSFWQKNGKPRSCSG